A single window of Pseudanabaenaceae cyanobacterium SKYG29 DNA harbors:
- a CDS encoding bifunctional nuclease family protein has translation MIEMKVAGIAIDALSHHPIVFLQDTADRRALPIWIGEAEAKAIVAALDPKPSIRPMTHELFVHMLQAWGMKLERVVIHSLKNSTFYAVLTVSQGETKKDIDSRPSDAIAIALRAGCPIWVMEEVILQASVPVNQDADEAERRAFREFLENLNPSDFAKGIQG, from the coding sequence ATGATTGAAATGAAGGTGGCAGGTATTGCCATAGACGCTCTCAGTCATCATCCCATTGTTTTCCTCCAAGATACTGCCGATCGCCGCGCACTCCCCATCTGGATTGGTGAAGCAGAGGCAAAAGCGATCGTGGCTGCCCTTGACCCTAAGCCTTCTATTCGCCCCATGACCCACGAGCTATTCGTGCATATGCTGCAGGCGTGGGGGATGAAACTAGAACGGGTAGTCATTCACTCCCTCAAAAACAGTACTTTTTACGCTGTCCTCACCGTGTCCCAGGGGGAGACCAAAAAAGACATTGATTCTCGTCCCAGTGATGCCATTGCCATAGCTTTGCGAGCAGGTTGCCCCATCTGGGTAATGGAAGAAGTAATCCTACAGGCCTCTGTACCTGTCAACCAGGACGCGGACGAAGCGGAACGCCGTGCTTTTCGGGAGTTCTTGGAAAATCTCAATCCCAGCGATTTTGCCAAGGGTATCCAAGGTTAA
- a CDS encoding NYN domain-containing protein, whose product MFNSPGDHDFGYSPDHTLEDRGRIAIFIDGSNLFYAALQLGIEIDYTKLLRRLTGNSRLLRAFFYTGVDRTNEKQQGFLLWMRRNGYRVISKELVQLPDGSKKANLDVEIAVDMMALIGSYDTAVLVSGDGDLAYAVDAASYRGVRVEVVSLRSMTSDHLINVADRYIDLESIRDDIQKVPRSHMRQITTVNTIDNLDHNHSSDNK is encoded by the coding sequence ATGTTCAACAGTCCTGGTGATCACGATTTCGGCTATTCCCCAGACCATACGCTGGAGGATCGTGGTCGCATTGCTATTTTTATCGATGGTTCCAATCTATTTTATGCAGCACTGCAGTTGGGCATTGAGATTGACTATACCAAATTACTGCGGCGCTTGACAGGTAATTCTCGGCTGTTACGGGCATTTTTCTATACGGGGGTCGATCGGACAAATGAAAAACAGCAGGGTTTTCTGCTATGGATGCGGCGCAATGGTTATCGAGTGATCTCTAAGGAGTTGGTACAGTTGCCCGATGGTTCCAAGAAAGCCAACTTAGATGTAGAAATTGCTGTGGATATGATGGCGTTGATTGGCTCCTATGATACGGCGGTGCTAGTAAGTGGAGATGGGGATTTAGCCTATGCTGTGGATGCTGCCAGTTACCGTGGTGTACGGGTGGAAGTGGTAAGCCTGCGCTCTATGACCAGTGACCATCTCATTAACGTTGCCGATCGTTATATTGACCTGGAATCCATCCGCGATGACATTCAAAAGGTGCCCCGCTCCCACATGCGGCAAATTACCACTGTGAACACGATTGATAACCTCGACCACAATCACAGTTCGGATAACAAATAG
- the metG gene encoding methionine--tRNA ligase, protein MPAVALTTPLYYVNDLPHMGSAYPTIAADTLARFYRMTGTPTLFVTGCDEHGQKIQQAAAKLNRTPQEHCDLMVEGFKSLWQLLDIHYDRFVRTTAPEHHAIVREFFQRVYERGDIYPGQQQGWYCVACEEFKEERELLENHKCPIHPTVTCEWRDETNYFFRLSRYQEALEELYRTQPDFIQPQSRRNEVIAFVQQGLRDFSISRYTPWGFPVPIDSSQTLYVWFDALLGYLTGLLEPDDPPTLANALKTWYPFHLHIIGKDILRFHAVYWPAMLMSAGLPLPRQVFGHGFLTKDGLKMGKTLGNTIDPFALVKQYGADAVRYFFLKEIEFGKDGDFSEQRFVEILNADLANSLGNLLNRSLGMVFKYCDGKVPARGYDLSTSCVQMVQRVRQSYEVLAFQEVCQAVLAVVREGNKLIDDRAPWKLYKAGAQGEVEQILYSVLEALRLVGLCLYPITPTLSTKIWQQLHLAPRFTWTETVWGGLEPGKELPKPQPIFERIEIKQ, encoded by the coding sequence ATGCCAGCGGTTGCCCTAACTACACCCCTCTATTACGTTAACGATTTGCCCCACATGGGGAGTGCTTACCCCACGATCGCTGCTGATACCTTGGCCCGCTTCTATCGCATGACGGGTACGCCGACCCTGTTTGTAACAGGCTGTGATGAACACGGGCAAAAAATTCAGCAGGCAGCCGCTAAACTTAACCGCACGCCCCAGGAACACTGCGATCTGATGGTGGAGGGCTTTAAGTCCCTCTGGCAGTTGTTGGATATTCACTACGATCGGTTTGTGCGCACCACTGCCCCTGAGCACCATGCCATTGTCAGGGAGTTTTTCCAGCGAGTGTACGAACGGGGGGATATTTACCCAGGACAACAGCAGGGATGGTATTGCGTCGCCTGCGAGGAGTTCAAAGAGGAGCGGGAACTCTTAGAAAATCATAAGTGCCCCATTCATCCTACGGTGACCTGCGAGTGGCGGGATGAAACTAACTACTTTTTCCGTCTGTCCCGCTATCAGGAAGCCCTAGAAGAGCTCTATCGCACCCAACCCGATTTTATCCAACCCCAGAGCCGCCGCAATGAGGTGATTGCCTTTGTGCAACAGGGATTGCGGGATTTCTCTATCTCTCGCTATACGCCATGGGGCTTTCCTGTTCCCATTGACTCCAGTCAGACTCTCTATGTATGGTTTGACGCTCTGTTGGGGTATTTGACGGGTCTCCTAGAACCTGATGACCCACCCACCTTAGCAAATGCGCTCAAGACTTGGTATCCCTTTCATCTGCACATCATTGGTAAGGATATTTTGCGGTTCCATGCTGTCTATTGGCCCGCCATGCTGATGTCGGCAGGCTTGCCCTTACCGCGTCAAGTGTTTGGGCACGGTTTTCTGACGAAGGATGGCTTGAAGATGGGCAAAACGCTGGGGAACACGATCGATCCCTTTGCCCTGGTCAAACAGTATGGGGCAGATGCGGTGCGGTATTTTTTCCTCAAGGAGATTGAATTTGGCAAAGACGGCGACTTCAGTGAACAGCGTTTTGTGGAAATTCTCAATGCAGATTTGGCTAACAGCTTGGGGAATCTCTTAAATCGCAGTTTGGGGATGGTGTTTAAGTATTGTGATGGCAAAGTGCCTGCCCGTGGGTATGATCTATCTACTTCCTGTGTCCAAATGGTGCAACGAGTACGTCAGAGCTATGAAGTACTAGCCTTCCAGGAGGTGTGTCAGGCGGTGTTGGCGGTAGTGCGAGAGGGGAATAAGTTAATAGACGATCGTGCTCCCTGGAAACTCTACAAAGCTGGTGCCCAAGGAGAGGTAGAGCAAATTCTCTACAGTGTCTTGGAAGCTCTACGTCTGGTAGGTCTCTGTCTCTATCCCATCACGCCTACTCTGAGTACCAAAATCTGGCAGCAGTTGCACTTGGCACCGCGGTTTACCTGGACAGAAACGGTGTGGGGGGGATTAGAGCCAGGTAAAGAACTACCCAAACCTCAGCCTATTTTTGAGCGGATAGAGATAAAACAATAG
- a CDS encoding STAS domain-containing protein: MHDNYQVLRFTGLLDAFSEPAFRKAVSKCIEEGPKHVILDFSAIDFIDSSGLGILVQMAKKSQASGGTLQIVSNPRVKQTVKLVRLEKLLPLQPSLEEALTAIGVKSSEINQ, encoded by the coding sequence ATCCATGACAATTATCAGGTACTACGTTTTACGGGTCTTCTGGATGCCTTCTCGGAGCCAGCCTTTCGTAAGGCAGTGAGTAAGTGTATTGAAGAGGGTCCCAAGCACGTCATCCTCGATTTTTCCGCTATTGATTTTATCGACAGCTCGGGACTGGGTATTTTGGTGCAAATGGCGAAGAAGTCCCAAGCCAGTGGTGGTACTCTGCAAATAGTGAGCAACCCCAGAGTTAAGCAGACTGTAAAGTTAGTACGCCTGGAAAAACTACTTCCCCTCCAACCTTCTCTGGAAGAGGCGTTGACAGCAATTGGGGTCAAATCTTCCGAGATCAACCAGTAA
- the psbB gene encoding photosystem II chlorophyll-binding protein CP47: MGLPWYRVHTVLINDPGRLIASHLMHTALVAGWAGSMALYEVTTFDPSDPVFNPMWRQGMFVMPFMARLGVTSSWGGWTVTGETALNNGFWTFEGVAIAHIVLSGLLFLAACWHWVNWDLELFRDPRTGEPALDLPKMFGIHLFLSGILCFGFGAFHLTGLFGPGMWVSDPFGLTGHVEPVAPDWGPNGFNPFNPGGVVAHHIAAGIVGILAGLFHLIVRPPERLYKALRMGNIETVLSSSIAAVFFAAFVVAGTMWYGSATTPIELFGPTRYQWDSGYFQQEIQRRVQAELNNGATLSEAWSSIPDKLAFYDYVGNSPAKGGLFRTGPMNKGDGIAKSWLGHIVFKDKEGRELFVRRLPNFFETFPVVLQDADGIVRADIPFRRAESRYSFEQAGVTAEIYGGALDGKKFTDPATVKKLARKAQLGEAFEFDTETLNSDGVFRTSPRGWFTFAHAVFALLFFLGHIWHGARTLFRDVFAGIDPDFSEELVEWGAFQKVGDRTTKVEA; this comes from the coding sequence ATGGGACTACCTTGGTACCGAGTGCATACTGTACTCATTAATGACCCTGGACGCCTAATCGCTTCCCACTTGATGCACACTGCATTGGTGGCAGGTTGGGCAGGCTCCATGGCGCTCTACGAAGTAACTACCTTTGACCCCAGTGACCCCGTATTTAATCCTATGTGGCGGCAGGGGATGTTTGTCATGCCCTTTATGGCGCGCTTGGGTGTAACTAGTTCCTGGGGCGGTTGGACTGTAACCGGGGAAACTGCTCTCAACAATGGTTTCTGGACGTTTGAGGGTGTGGCGATCGCTCACATTGTTCTTTCTGGGCTGTTGTTCTTGGCAGCGTGCTGGCACTGGGTGAACTGGGACTTAGAGCTGTTCCGTGACCCTCGTACTGGCGAACCGGCTTTGGATTTGCCTAAGATGTTCGGTATCCATTTATTCCTGTCGGGCATTTTGTGCTTTGGCTTTGGCGCATTCCATCTCACTGGTCTATTTGGTCCCGGGATGTGGGTATCTGACCCCTTTGGTCTGACAGGACATGTGGAACCGGTAGCGCCCGATTGGGGACCGAATGGTTTTAATCCCTTTAATCCTGGTGGTGTAGTAGCTCACCATATTGCGGCAGGGATTGTGGGGATTTTGGCGGGTCTATTCCACTTGATTGTGCGTCCGCCGGAAAGACTGTACAAGGCGCTGCGGATGGGCAATATTGAAACCGTACTCTCTAGCAGTATTGCTGCTGTTTTCTTTGCTGCTTTCGTAGTGGCAGGGACAATGTGGTATGGCTCAGCGACAACCCCGATCGAGCTATTTGGTCCTACCCGCTATCAGTGGGACAGTGGCTACTTCCAGCAGGAGATTCAACGCCGTGTCCAAGCGGAACTCAACAATGGCGCTACGCTATCTGAGGCATGGTCTTCTATCCCTGATAAGTTGGCTTTCTATGACTATGTGGGCAATAGCCCTGCTAAGGGTGGTCTGTTCCGGACAGGTCCCATGAACAAGGGGGATGGTATTGCCAAGAGCTGGCTGGGGCACATTGTCTTCAAAGATAAGGAAGGACGGGAGCTATTTGTCCGCCGTCTGCCTAACTTCTTTGAGACTTTCCCTGTTGTACTGCAGGATGCCGATGGCATTGTCAGAGCAGATATTCCCTTCCGGCGGGCGGAATCCCGCTACAGCTTCGAACAAGCTGGTGTAACGGCTGAGATCTACGGTGGTGCCCTCGATGGGAAGAAGTTTACTGACCCTGCGACGGTGAAGAAGCTTGCCCGCAAGGCCCAGCTAGGGGAAGCCTTTGAGTTCGATACGGAAACCCTCAACTCTGACGGTGTGTTCCGCACTAGCCCTCGCGGTTGGTTTACTTTTGCCCATGCGGTATTTGCTTTGCTCTTCTTCTTGGGGCATATTTGGCACGGGGCACGTACGCTCTTCCGCGATGTGTTCGCTGGTATCGACCCTGATTTCTCCGAGGAGCTGGTAGAATGGGGCGCATTCCAAAAGGTTGGTGACAGAACGACAAAGGTGGAGGCTTAA